A window from Zingiber officinale cultivar Zhangliang chromosome 7A, Zo_v1.1, whole genome shotgun sequence encodes these proteins:
- the LOC122000875 gene encoding uncharacterized protein LOC122000875 yields MLSEAKACASALHRRSPVKLLAVALFVALFLWAIDALSVSITATTSSSSSVFVSVSSATEALSLPAQPTTAAAAVASRSLQFLSWISAPSTPNFTRTLISRWQAPGGEPCRDSRTTDISVPGLDHRHVVELPAGETHEFSISALGDGGSSRCVGGDYFETDLSGSSWKSRPPVVDHGNGSYSFQLQVHPDFPGEYNLTIVLLFRSFEGLKLSPLRFKYNRQMRKFQIRFRRSSVLLQPLHLCRSGDFSRPVWSGRWTRHAENDSCGVDGEGRYRCLDPSLLCPEPWCEGPLAALESNGWVYSAHCRFRVFTQESAWRCLRNKWLFFWGDSNHVDTIRNLLNFVLGRTDIDSVPRRFDANFTNPAKGSESVRITNVFNGHWNESMNYLGLQSLRNQGFRDLVLEFFQGPTAPDVMLFNSGLHDGIYWRSVRAFAQGAEYAAEFWEQVMGHVARRTANAPRIFYRTTIAAGGYARELAFNPSKMEAFDGVLLEKLKGRGLITGGVIDEFDMSFPWHFDNRCNDGVHYGRKPAKARWRDGEVGHYYFVDLMLVHVLLNAICHV; encoded by the coding sequence ATGTTGTCCGAGGCAAAGGCCTGTGCCTCCGCCCTCCACCGGCGGTCGCCGGTCAAACTCCTCGCCGTCGCCCTCTTCGTCGCCCTCTTCCTCTGGGCCATCGACGCACTCTCCGTATCCATTACCGCCAccacctcctcttcctcctccgtcTTCGTTTCCGTTTCATCTGCGACCGAGGCGCTGTCACTTCCGGCTCAGCCGACCACCGCCGCTGCCGCGGTCGCGTCCCGAAGCTTGCAGTTCCTCAGCTGGATCTCCGCCCCTTCAACCCCCAATTTCACCCGCACCCTCATCTCCCGCTGGCAGGCTCCGGGAGGCGAGCCTTGCCGCGACTCCCGCACCACCGACATCTCCGTTCCCGGCCTCGACCACCGTCACGTCGTCGAGCTGCCCGCCGGGGAGACCCACGAGTTTTCGATCTCAGCTCTGGGCGACGGCGGCAGTTCGCGCTGTGTCGGCGGCGACTACTTCGAGACGGACCTCTCTGGTTCTTCCTGGAAGTCGCGGCCGCCTGTGGTAGACCACGGAAACGGTTCTTACTCCTTCCAGCTCCAAGTTCACCCCGATTTTCCCGGCGAGTATAACCTAACCATCGTGCTGCTCTTCCGGAGCTTCGAGGGGCTCAAACTCTCCCCTTTGCGCTTCAAGTACAATCGACAGATGAGGAAGTTCCAGATCCGGTTCCGCCGAAGCAGCGTTCTACTTCAGCCGCTCCACCTCTGCCGCAGCGGCGACTTCTCCCGACCGGTCTGGTCTGGGCGGTGGACGCGGCACGCCGAGAACGACAGCTGCGGCGTGGACGGCGAGGGGCGGTACCGCTGCCTCGACCCTAGCCTCCTCTGCCCCGAACCGTGGTGCGAGGGGCCGTTGGCCGCACTGGAGAGCAATGGCTGGGTCTACTCCGCTCACTGCCGTTTCAGGGTGTTTACACAGGAATCGGCGTGGAGATGCCTCCGCAACAAGTGGCTCTTCTTCTGGGGGGACTCCAATCACGTCGACACCATCCGCAATCTGCTCAATTTCGTGCTCGGACGAACGGACATTGACTCCGTGCCCCGCCGATTCGACGCCAATTTCACCAATCCGGCGAAGGGTTCGGAGTCGGTGAGGATCACCAATGTCTTCAACGGGCACTGGAACGAGTCGATGAACTACCTCGGCTTGCAGTCGCTTCGAAACCAGGGGTTCAGGGACCTCGTCTTGGAGTTCTTCCAAGGCCCGACCGCACCGGACGTCATGCTCTTCAACTCCGGTCTCCACGACGGCATCTACTGGCGGAGCGTCCGGGCCTTCGCGCAAGGCGCCGAGTACGCGGCCGAGTTCTGGGAGCAAGTGATGGGGCATGTGGCGCGACGCACGGCCAATGCGCCAAGGATATTCTACCGGACGACGATCGCCGCCGGCGGGTACGCCAGGGAGCTCGCATTCAACCCGAGCAAGATGGAGGCTTTCGATGGCGTGCTGCTGGAGAAGTTGAAGGGCAGGGGGCTGATCACCGGAGGAGTGATCGACGAGTTCGACATGAGTTTCCCGTGGCACTTCGATAACCGATGCAATGACGGCGTGCATTACGGCCGAAAGCCGGCGAAGGCGCGGTGGCGCGATGGAGAAGTGGGACACTATTATTTTGTGGACTTGATGCTGGTTCACGTTCTCCTCAACGCCATATGCCATGTGTGA